The proteins below come from a single Cupriavidus pauculus genomic window:
- a CDS encoding tripartite tricarboxylate transporter substrate binding protein: MKSLLPSLATLAVATSAVFAAAPAHAAYPDHPIRWIVPFPAGGAMDNIARTLGEDMSKSLGQAIVVENRPGAGGNIGAELVARAPADGYTLIIVANGMAVNPALYGKLSYDPIKDFAPVSLLAVVPNVLVTSKAKNPSKTVADVIASAKAKPGKYTYASAGNGTSIHLAGELFTSMAHVDLLHIPYKGSGPAMTDLLGGQVDYMFDSITSAKPHIDSGKLTPIAVTTSVRSSALPNVPTVAEAGVPGYELSPWFATFVPAKTPQAVIDTLNRAMLESLKKPAVRQRLAGIGAEPIGSTPAQLKDHLAKETAKWGALIRERGIHAD; this comes from the coding sequence ATGAAGTCCTTGCTGCCCTCGCTGGCGACCCTCGCCGTAGCGACTTCGGCGGTGTTCGCCGCCGCCCCCGCGCATGCCGCCTATCCCGACCACCCCATCCGCTGGATCGTCCCGTTCCCCGCGGGCGGCGCCATGGACAATATCGCGCGCACGCTCGGCGAGGACATGTCGAAGTCGCTGGGGCAGGCCATCGTGGTGGAGAACCGTCCCGGCGCGGGCGGCAATATCGGCGCGGAGCTCGTGGCGCGCGCGCCGGCCGACGGCTACACGCTGATCATCGTGGCCAATGGCATGGCCGTTAACCCCGCGCTGTACGGCAAGCTCAGCTACGATCCGATCAAGGATTTCGCGCCGGTGTCGCTGCTCGCGGTGGTGCCGAACGTGCTGGTCACCAGCAAGGCGAAAAACCCCAGCAAGACCGTGGCCGACGTCATCGCCAGCGCGAAGGCGAAGCCCGGCAAGTACACCTATGCGTCGGCGGGCAACGGCACGTCCATCCATCTGGCCGGCGAGCTCTTCACGTCCATGGCGCATGTGGACCTGCTGCATATCCCTTACAAGGGGTCGGGCCCGGCCATGACGGATCTGCTGGGCGGGCAGGTGGACTACATGTTCGACAGCATCACGTCGGCCAAGCCCCATATCGATAGCGGCAAGCTCACGCCGATCGCCGTGACCACGAGCGTGCGGTCGTCCGCGCTGCCCAATGTGCCGACGGTGGCGGAGGCTGGCGTGCCGGGCTACGAGCTGTCGCCGTGGTTCGCGACGTTCGTGCCCGCGAAGACGCCGCAGGCCGTCATCGACACGCTCAACCGCGCGATGCTCGAATCGCTGAAGAAGCCCGCGGTGCGGCAGCGGCTGGCCGGTATCGGCGCGGAGCCGATCGGCAGCACGCCCGCGCAGCTCAAGGATCATCTGGCGAAGGAGACGGCCAAGTGGGGCGCACTGATTCGCGAGCGGGGGATCCATGCCGATTGA
- a CDS encoding LysR family transcriptional regulator: MELRHLRYFVAVAEERNFTRAAERLHIAQPPLSRQIQQLEESLGVLLFERNARPLKLTDTGRYFYTQAMQLLAQTAELEAMTRRVGNIERTMSIGFVGSTLYGMLPRIIRRFRTAHADIELTLHEMSTMDQIKALKEGRIDVGFGRIRHDDPAVRRVVLREERMIVALPQGHPLSLGRTQLALHDLLDDTLIIFPKAPRPSFADQVLAAFHDRALRPRRIQETRELQIALGLVAMGEGIAVVPSSVYGLKRDDVTYVELDDPKLVSPIIMSTRALDESEDLRALLDLIYRLYEEIGMEYLPPASE; the protein is encoded by the coding sequence ATGGAACTGAGACATTTGCGTTACTTCGTGGCCGTGGCAGAGGAACGCAACTTCACCCGCGCGGCGGAAAGGCTGCACATCGCCCAGCCGCCGTTATCGCGGCAGATCCAGCAACTGGAGGAATCGCTCGGCGTGCTGCTGTTCGAGCGCAACGCGCGGCCGCTGAAGCTGACGGACACGGGGCGCTACTTCTACACGCAGGCGATGCAGCTGCTCGCGCAGACCGCCGAACTCGAGGCGATGACGCGGCGGGTGGGCAATATCGAGCGCACGATGTCCATCGGTTTCGTCGGCTCCACGCTGTACGGCATGCTGCCGCGCATCATCCGGCGGTTTCGCACCGCGCATGCGGATATCGAACTCACGCTGCACGAGATGTCCACGATGGACCAGATCAAGGCGCTGAAGGAGGGCCGCATCGACGTCGGCTTCGGCCGCATACGTCACGACGACCCCGCTGTGCGACGTGTCGTACTGCGCGAGGAGCGCATGATCGTGGCGCTGCCGCAGGGGCATCCGTTGTCGTTGGGCCGTACGCAGCTGGCGCTGCACGATCTGCTCGACGACACGCTGATCATTTTCCCGAAGGCGCCGCGGCCGAGTTTCGCCGACCAGGTGCTGGCCGCTTTCCACGACCGCGCGTTACGGCCGCGGCGGATTCAGGAAACGCGCGAGCTGCAGATCGCGCTGGGACTCGTGGCGATGGGCGAGGGCATCGCCGTGGTGCCGAGCAGCGTCTATGGCCTGAAGCGCGACGACGTGACCTATGTGGAACTGGACGACCCCAAGCTCGTCTCGCCGATCATCATGAGCACGCGGGCGCTCGACGAATCGGAAGACCTGCGCGCGTTGCTCGATCTGATCTATCGCCTCTACGAGGAAATCGGCATGGAGTACCTGCCGCCCGCATCGGAATGA
- a CDS encoding FAD-binding oxidoreductase, with protein sequence MTQPSLKWRDRASMTEAMLPDDIVTAFKSGFRGNLIGPADAEYDAARRLWNAGIDRYPGLIARCADTQDVAAAVRLARRHRIPLAIKGGGHGVTGWALCDGGLVIDMSAMNRVVMHPETGMVVAGAGARVGDLSTVTSAFGRAVPMGAHSRVGIAGLTSGGGIGWLSRRYGLACDNLMSCEIVTADGASIVADAQANPDLFWGVRGGAGNFGVMTTLVFQSHPVDRVLGGIVLFPRSEATHVLRQYRAFMQTAPDTLTAYAALMSTPDGVPAVAVMVCHCGSPEDAMRDVAPIRAFATPLVDTIAPMPFDVMQRIADAGSPDGFRNRIQSALMPELTDDAIAQLVGHAERAPSPFCMTLVQCLGGAIARTPLDATAFPHRHAAYNIGIEARWTDAEDDATYAAWTAAFADALRPYSAATQLVNFLGDDSADAICNAFGPHYGRLQQLKRQYDPTNLFLRCANIRPG encoded by the coding sequence ATGACCCAGCCATCGCTCAAATGGCGCGACCGCGCCAGCATGACGGAAGCAATGTTGCCGGACGACATTGTCACGGCCTTCAAATCGGGCTTTCGTGGAAACCTTATCGGCCCCGCCGATGCAGAGTATGACGCGGCACGCCGGTTGTGGAATGCCGGCATCGACAGGTATCCCGGACTGATCGCGCGGTGCGCGGACACGCAGGACGTAGCCGCCGCCGTGCGACTCGCCCGGCGGCATCGCATACCGCTCGCCATCAAGGGTGGCGGGCATGGCGTGACCGGATGGGCGCTCTGCGACGGCGGACTCGTTATCGACATGTCGGCGATGAACCGTGTGGTCATGCACCCCGAGACCGGCATGGTCGTGGCCGGCGCGGGCGCACGGGTCGGCGATCTCAGCACCGTGACGAGCGCATTCGGCCGCGCGGTGCCGATGGGTGCCCATTCGCGAGTCGGCATCGCGGGCCTGACGTCGGGCGGCGGCATCGGCTGGCTGAGCCGCCGATACGGCCTCGCATGCGACAACCTGATGTCGTGCGAGATCGTGACCGCGGACGGGGCGTCGATCGTGGCCGACGCGCAGGCCAACCCCGATCTGTTCTGGGGCGTGCGCGGCGGCGCGGGTAACTTCGGGGTGATGACGACATTGGTGTTCCAGTCGCATCCCGTGGATCGGGTGCTCGGCGGCATCGTGCTGTTTCCGCGCAGCGAGGCGACGCACGTGCTGCGCCAGTACCGCGCATTCATGCAAACCGCACCCGACACCCTGACCGCGTACGCGGCCTTGATGTCGACGCCGGACGGCGTGCCGGCGGTCGCCGTGATGGTCTGCCATTGCGGCAGCCCAGAAGACGCGATGCGCGATGTCGCGCCGATACGCGCGTTCGCGACACCGCTCGTGGACACGATCGCCCCGATGCCGTTCGACGTCATGCAGCGCATCGCCGATGCGGGCAGCCCGGACGGATTCCGCAATCGCATTCAATCGGCGCTGATGCCCGAGCTGACCGATGACGCGATCGCGCAACTCGTCGGCCACGCCGAACGCGCCCCGTCGCCGTTCTGCATGACGCTCGTGCAGTGCCTGGGCGGTGCGATCGCCCGCACGCCGCTCGATGCCACGGCGTTTCCGCATCGGCATGCGGCGTACAACATCGGCATCGAGGCCAGATGGACCGATGCCGAGGACGACGCGACGTATGCCGCATGGACGGCTGCATTCGCCGACGCGCTGCGCCCATACTCGGCGGCCACGCAACTCGTCAATTTTCTCGGCGACGATAGCGCGGACGCCATCTGCAACGCCTTCGGCCCGCACTACGGCCGGCTGCAGCAGCTCAAGCGCCAGTACGACCCCACGAATCTGTTCCTTCGGTGCGCCAATATCCGGCCAGGCTGA
- the catC gene encoding muconolactone Delta-isomerase: MLFLVRMDVQVPQHLPADTFEAIKAREKAYAEDLQRQGKWQALYRVVGEYANYSVFDVESNDELHALLSALPLFPYMKLHVTPLAKHPSSIR, translated from the coding sequence ATGCTGTTCCTCGTCAGGATGGATGTACAGGTGCCGCAGCACCTGCCCGCCGACACGTTCGAAGCCATCAAGGCGCGCGAGAAGGCCTACGCGGAGGACCTGCAGCGGCAGGGCAAGTGGCAGGCGCTATATCGCGTGGTGGGCGAGTACGCGAACTACAGCGTGTTCGACGTGGAGTCGAACGACGAGCTGCATGCGTTGCTGTCCGCGCTGCCGCTGTTCCCATACATGAAGCTGCATGTGACGCCGCTCGCCAAGCACCCGTCGTCCATCCGCTGA
- a CDS encoding muconate/chloromuconate family cycloisomerase: MTTTITAVEAILVDLPTIRAHQLAMATMQQQTLVIVRLRCSDGVEGIGEATTIGGLSYGEESPEGIKLTIDTYLVPALMGQDAANVHGAMARLNKVARGNRFAKSALESAMLDAQGKRLGVPVATLLGGAVRDTLPVLWTLASGDTGRDIEEAERFLEERRHNTFKLKIGRRAVRDDVAHVSAIKRALGDRARVTVDVNQAWNEAEAATGIAALEAAGIDLIEQPTPREHRAALARLAARFVVPIMADEAVTGPEDAMELARLGAADVFALKIAKSGGIFGMLRTAAVGDAAGIALYGGTMLEGAVGSIAAAHGFCTLPQLAWGTELFGPLLVKDDIVTERPVFRDFALHLPQGPGLGLAIDEDKLAHYRRKA; the protein is encoded by the coding sequence ATGACAACGACGATCACCGCCGTCGAAGCGATTCTGGTCGATCTGCCGACGATCCGGGCCCACCAGCTGGCCATGGCCACGATGCAGCAGCAGACGCTGGTCATCGTGCGCCTGCGTTGCAGCGACGGCGTAGAAGGGATCGGCGAGGCCACGACGATCGGCGGCCTGTCGTACGGCGAGGAAAGCCCGGAAGGCATCAAGCTGACGATCGACACCTACCTGGTCCCCGCGCTGATGGGGCAGGACGCCGCCAACGTCCATGGCGCGATGGCGCGCCTGAACAAGGTGGCGCGCGGCAACCGGTTCGCCAAGTCCGCGCTGGAGTCGGCCATGCTCGATGCCCAGGGCAAGCGCCTGGGCGTACCGGTGGCCACGCTGCTCGGCGGCGCGGTGCGCGACACGCTGCCCGTGCTCTGGACGCTGGCCAGCGGCGATACGGGCCGCGATATCGAGGAAGCCGAGCGTTTTCTCGAAGAACGCCGCCACAACACGTTCAAGCTCAAGATCGGCCGCCGCGCCGTGCGCGACGACGTGGCGCATGTCTCGGCCATCAAGCGCGCGCTGGGCGACCGCGCGCGCGTGACCGTCGATGTCAATCAGGCGTGGAACGAGGCCGAGGCGGCCACCGGTATCGCGGCGCTGGAGGCCGCCGGCATCGATCTGATCGAACAGCCCACGCCGCGCGAGCACCGCGCCGCGCTGGCACGTCTGGCCGCGCGCTTCGTGGTGCCGATCATGGCCGACGAAGCCGTGACCGGCCCCGAGGATGCGATGGAACTCGCGCGCCTTGGCGCCGCCGACGTATTTGCGCTGAAGATCGCCAAGTCCGGCGGCATCTTTGGCATGCTGCGGACTGCGGCGGTGGGCGACGCGGCTGGCATCGCGCTCTATGGCGGCACGATGCTCGAAGGCGCCGTGGGGTCCATTGCCGCGGCGCATGGGTTCTGCACGCTGCCGCAGCTGGCCTGGGGCACCGAGCTGTTCGGTCCGTTGCTCGTCAAGGACGATATCGTGACCGAACGTCCGGTGTTCCGGGACTTCGCGCTGCATCTGCCGCAGGGGCCGGGTCTTGGTCTCGCCATCGACGAGGACAAGCTCGCGCACTATCGCCGCAAGGCCTGA
- a CDS encoding LysR family transcriptional regulator: MELRHLRYFQTVAQELNVTRAAEKLHMAQPPLSRQIRQFEEEVGVALFDRVARGLRLTEAGRFLLDQSLQLTQRLEETLEGTRRIGRNEKRWFNIGFVPSVLYGVLPELIRELRENDGDVEVGLTEMITVQQVEALKSGRIDLAFGRLPFNDAAIVQQVVMSETLVAAIPIAATPPKAPPTAEDLARQPLILYPARPRPSYADHVLSLFRAQGLQPRVVQEANELQTALGLVASGLGMTLVPASVQRLHRDDVRYIPIEAPGFLSPVIMSYRAGDTSPHLARTLAWVRERLHG, translated from the coding sequence ATGGAACTCCGCCACCTCCGCTATTTCCAGACCGTCGCGCAGGAACTCAACGTGACGCGCGCGGCAGAGAAGCTCCATATGGCGCAGCCGCCGCTATCGCGCCAGATCCGCCAGTTCGAGGAAGAAGTGGGCGTGGCGCTGTTCGACCGCGTCGCGCGCGGCCTCAGGCTGACCGAGGCGGGCCGCTTCCTGCTCGACCAGTCGCTGCAACTGACCCAGCGGCTCGAGGAAACGCTGGAAGGCACGCGACGCATCGGCCGCAACGAGAAGCGCTGGTTCAATATCGGCTTCGTGCCGTCGGTGCTCTACGGCGTGCTGCCGGAACTGATTCGCGAGCTCCGCGAGAACGATGGCGACGTGGAGGTCGGCCTGACCGAGATGATCACGGTGCAGCAGGTGGAGGCGCTCAAGTCCGGGCGCATCGACCTCGCATTCGGCAGACTGCCATTCAACGATGCCGCGATCGTCCAGCAGGTCGTCATGTCGGAGACCCTGGTTGCGGCCATCCCCATTGCCGCCACGCCACCCAAGGCGCCGCCCACCGCGGAAGATCTGGCGCGTCAGCCGCTGATCCTCTACCCCGCCCGGCCACGGCCGAGCTACGCGGACCACGTGCTGTCGCTGTTCCGCGCGCAGGGGTTGCAGCCGCGCGTGGTGCAGGAAGCCAACGAACTCCAGACCGCGCTGGGCCTCGTGGCGTCCGGCCTCGGCATGACGCTCGTGCCCGCGTCGGTGCAGCGGCTGCATCGCGACGATGTGCGATACATACCCATCGAAGCGCCGGGCTTTCTGTCGCCCGTGATCATGAGCTATCGCGCGGGCGATACGTCGCCGCATCTGGCGCGCACGCTGGCCTGGGTGCGGGAGCGGCTGCACGGCTAG